A single window of Flagellimonas maritima DNA harbors:
- a CDS encoding regulatory protein RecX, with protein sequence MTHNRAYSLTEAKRKLESYCAYQERCHKDVQEKLRAMRMIPEAVDQIMTHLIQENYLNEERFAKSFARGKFNIKKWGRNRIINELKFRQISRYNINSALSEINEQDYHTTLDELAKKRLAQISESNILKRRKKLADYLLYRGWESNLVYEKLRELI encoded by the coding sequence TTGACACACAATAGAGCGTATAGCCTTACCGAAGCAAAAAGAAAGTTGGAAAGTTATTGTGCTTATCAAGAGCGGTGCCATAAGGACGTACAGGAAAAATTAAGGGCAATGCGCATGATTCCCGAAGCAGTGGATCAAATCATGACCCATCTTATCCAGGAAAATTATTTGAACGAGGAACGTTTTGCCAAAAGTTTTGCCAGAGGAAAGTTCAACATAAAAAAATGGGGCAGAAACAGAATTATCAATGAACTCAAATTTCGTCAGATCTCCAGATATAATATAAATAGTGCATTATCAGAAATAAACGAGCAAGATTATCATACCACTCTCGATGAGCTGGCCAAAAAGCGATTGGCACAAATCAGTGAATCCAATATTTTAAAAAGAAGAAAGAAGCTCGCCGATTATTTACTCTACCGTGGTTGGGAAAGTAATTTGGTTTATGAAAAACTTAGGGAACTGATATAA
- a CDS encoding ribonuclease E/G translates to MNRELIVRSSPDAVDFALLKDGKLIELHKDEDDNNFSVGDIFLAKIRKPVTGLNAAFVNVGYEKDAFLHYHDLGPQLSSMLQFIKKVRTGKLKDFSLKNFPFEKDIDKNGSINEVIKANQSLLVQIVKEPISTKGPRISSELSLAGRYLVMVPFSDRVSVSQKIGSKEEKDRLIRLVKSIKPKGFGVIIRTVAEGKKVAELDRDLQNLSSKWMTMCMKLQKASHPSKVLIELNRASSILRDVFNDSFTGIHVDDETLYNQIKDYLHEIAPQKESIVKLYSGSSPIFEKFGIERQIKTSFGRTASMSRGAYLVIEHTEALHVIDVNSGNRSNKAKNQEDTALEVNLSAASEIARQLRLRDMGGIIVIDFIDMVKGDHRRKLFDHLRDEMKDDRAKHKILPPSKFGLVQITRQRVRPEMNIKTSEENPNGSGAEVEAPIVLIDKINHDLERIMKGNQKNNGVVLNIHPFIAAYLTKGFPSPRYKWFVEYKKWVKIQPRDAYTYLEYRFKDKDGKTIR, encoded by the coding sequence GTGAATAGAGAATTAATCGTAAGATCTAGTCCTGATGCAGTCGATTTTGCCTTACTAAAAGATGGAAAATTAATAGAATTGCATAAAGATGAGGATGACAACAACTTTTCTGTTGGGGATATCTTCCTAGCCAAGATAAGAAAACCCGTCACTGGTTTAAATGCGGCATTCGTAAACGTAGGTTATGAAAAAGATGCATTTCTGCATTACCATGACCTGGGACCACAATTGTCCTCCATGTTACAATTCATTAAAAAAGTTAGGACAGGAAAGCTCAAGGACTTTTCGCTAAAAAATTTTCCATTTGAAAAAGATATAGACAAGAATGGCAGTATTAACGAAGTTATTAAGGCCAATCAGTCATTATTGGTACAAATTGTAAAAGAACCCATATCAACCAAAGGACCAAGAATTAGTTCAGAGCTTTCACTAGCGGGACGTTACTTGGTCATGGTCCCATTTTCTGACCGTGTTTCCGTATCACAAAAAATAGGGAGCAAGGAAGAAAAAGATAGGCTTATAAGACTTGTAAAAAGTATTAAGCCAAAAGGATTTGGAGTTATTATACGTACCGTTGCAGAAGGCAAAAAAGTTGCAGAACTGGATAGAGATCTTCAGAACTTGTCATCCAAATGGATGACAATGTGCATGAAATTGCAAAAAGCATCCCATCCATCCAAAGTTTTGATAGAGCTCAACAGGGCCTCTTCCATACTAAGAGATGTGTTCAACGATTCCTTTACTGGAATACATGTTGACGATGAAACACTTTACAATCAAATCAAAGATTATTTGCATGAAATTGCGCCCCAAAAAGAGTCTATTGTAAAATTATATTCTGGCTCGTCCCCTATATTTGAAAAATTTGGAATTGAGCGCCAGATCAAGACCTCTTTTGGCCGTACGGCTTCCATGAGTCGCGGAGCATATCTTGTGATAGAACATACTGAAGCACTTCATGTAATTGATGTGAACAGTGGTAACCGTTCCAACAAGGCTAAAAATCAAGAGGATACTGCTTTGGAAGTTAATCTTTCCGCAGCATCCGAAATTGCAAGACAACTTAGACTGCGCGATATGGGTGGAATTATCGTTATTGATTTCATCGATATGGTCAAAGGTGATCACAGAAGAAAATTGTTTGATCACTTAAGAGACGAAATGAAGGACGATAGGGCAAAACACAAGATTTTGCCACCAAGTAAATTTGGTCTGGTTCAAATTACCAGACAACGGGTTCGTCCAGAAATGAACATCAAGACCAGTGAGGAAAATCCCAATGGTTCAGGTGCCGAAGTAGAGGCTCCTATCGTGTTGATAGATAAAATCAATCATGATTTAGAGCGAATTATGAAAGGAAATCAGAAGAACAATGGTGTTGTTCTGAACATACATCCCTTTATAGCGGCTTATCTTACAAAAGGATTTCCATCTCCACGTTATAAGTGGTTTGTGGAATATAAGAAATGGGTTAAGATCCAACCCAGAGATGCTTATACTTACCTTGAATATCGTTTTAAGGATAAAGACGGTAAAACCATAAGATAA
- a CDS encoding cupin-like domain-containing protein: MELDLKQIPRVKTLSKEEFLSEYFKPQKPVVIERFIEDWPAYSKWNLDYIKEVAGQKTVPLYDDRPVKHDEGFNEPHATMKMSDYVNLLKTEPTKFRIFLWNILKEVPQLQKDFTYPDFGLRLMKGLPMLFFGGYDSHTFMHYDIDLANIFHFHFEGKKQCILFPQSETKFLYKIPHSLITREDIDFANPDLEKWPALKNAKGHIAQLEHGNVLYIPEGYWHHMKYITPGFAMSLRAIARKPQNFGKAVYNILFMRHFDGVMRRIKGQKWIDWKNERAITRTHNLLFGK, encoded by the coding sequence TTGGAACTTGACCTTAAACAAATCCCCAGAGTAAAGACACTTTCCAAAGAGGAGTTTCTTTCAGAATACTTCAAACCACAAAAGCCAGTTGTAATTGAACGCTTTATTGAGGACTGGCCCGCATACTCCAAATGGAATCTTGATTATATCAAAGAAGTTGCCGGACAAAAGACGGTTCCGTTGTATGATGACAGGCCCGTAAAACATGACGAAGGCTTTAACGAGCCGCATGCTACAATGAAGATGTCGGATTATGTCAATCTTCTAAAAACCGAGCCGACCAAGTTCAGAATTTTTCTTTGGAACATATTGAAGGAAGTGCCCCAGTTACAAAAGGATTTTACATACCCGGATTTCGGGTTGCGTTTGATGAAGGGATTGCCCATGCTTTTTTTTGGAGGTTACGATTCCCACACTTTTATGCATTACGATATCGACCTTGCAAATATTTTCCATTTTCATTTTGAAGGGAAGAAACAATGTATTCTTTTTCCTCAATCCGAAACCAAGTTTCTCTATAAAATCCCGCATTCACTTATTACACGGGAAGATATTGATTTTGCCAATCCTGATTTGGAAAAATGGCCTGCGCTAAAAAATGCAAAAGGCCACATTGCTCAGTTGGAGCATGGTAATGTTTTATATATCCCAGAAGGATACTGGCATCATATGAAGTATATTACGCCAGGTTTTGCAATGAGTTTACGGGCTATCGCTAGAAAGCCGCAAAATTTTGGGAAAGCGGTCTATAATATTCTGTTTATGCGTCACTTTGATGGTGTCATGCGAAGAATCAAAGGGCAAAAATGGATTGATTGGAAGAATGAACGGGCAATTACGCGCACCCATAATCTCCTATTTGGAAAATGA